A genomic window from Maridesulfovibrio sp. includes:
- a CDS encoding ABC transporter transmembrane domain-containing protein, which produces MPKGEKYSYLRNKHLIKRCLSYFGPYKTKIFIAFISMGIVAAATAATAYLIQPAMDDIFINKDREALKLVPIAFVVVMLVKGVFRFLQTYLMNSTGLLVLERLRNDLFNKIICLPMDFFEESQVGMLMSRILNDVIQIRASLPSFIMMIREACTIICLIGLVFYRDPYLATFAVLVLPLAIYPFFYFGRKLRKLGRKNQSKISDINALLQESFSGVKVIKAFANEKRETDKFEGENNRLVTIAIKEVLNSELSSRIMEVVGAFGIGLVLWYGGSQVIEGHSTPGTFFSFIAALVMLYEPIKKMNTSNIAIQRALAGAERVFEILDSPEINVEKGGDIELENEFKKLEIKNLTFSYTSSEYPVLNDINLDVEAGQKVAIVGPSGSGKTTLVNLIPRFYDCQQGEIILNGRHVNEYTLKSLRLNIGMVSQDTFLFNASVRDNISYVSVDYDSDNVRECAETAFAHEFISKLPEGYDTIVGERGVRLSGGQKQRLTIARALFKNPPLLILDEATSALDTEAERIVQMALENLMKDRTSIVIAHRLSTVLSADVIVVMEKGRIVSKGTHKELLKKCPLYIKLYNMQFQDND; this is translated from the coding sequence TTGCCTAAAGGTGAAAAATATAGCTATCTGAGAAACAAACACCTTATCAAGCGGTGTCTTTCATATTTCGGACCCTATAAGACCAAGATTTTTATTGCTTTTATTTCTATGGGGATAGTAGCGGCCGCCACCGCCGCCACAGCATATCTGATTCAGCCGGCCATGGATGATATCTTCATCAATAAAGACCGTGAAGCCCTGAAACTGGTTCCAATCGCATTTGTGGTGGTCATGCTGGTCAAAGGTGTTTTCAGATTTTTACAGACATACCTCATGAACAGCACTGGTTTGCTGGTTCTTGAGCGTTTGAGAAATGATCTTTTTAATAAGATTATCTGTCTGCCAATGGATTTCTTTGAGGAAAGTCAGGTTGGTATGCTTATGTCCCGAATTCTGAACGATGTAATTCAGATTCGGGCAAGTCTGCCTTCATTCATTATGATGATCCGAGAGGCCTGCACAATTATTTGTCTGATTGGACTGGTTTTTTACCGCGATCCATATCTGGCTACTTTTGCTGTGCTTGTTCTTCCATTGGCTATTTATCCGTTTTTTTATTTCGGGCGTAAACTGCGCAAGCTTGGCCGTAAGAACCAGAGCAAAATTTCAGACATCAATGCTTTGCTACAGGAGTCGTTCAGCGGCGTAAAAGTAATTAAGGCTTTTGCAAATGAAAAGCGTGAAACAGATAAATTTGAGGGCGAGAACAACCGTCTTGTAACAATAGCCATCAAGGAAGTGCTTAACAGTGAACTTTCTTCCCGCATCATGGAAGTTGTCGGCGCATTCGGTATCGGTCTTGTGCTTTGGTATGGCGGTTCACAGGTAATTGAAGGCCATTCTACTCCGGGTACGTTTTTCTCCTTTATCGCCGCGCTGGTAATGCTATATGAGCCGATCAAAAAGATGAATACCTCCAACATTGCCATTCAACGCGCTCTTGCCGGTGCGGAAAGGGTTTTCGAGATTCTTGATTCTCCTGAAATCAATGTTGAGAAGGGCGGCGATATTGAACTGGAAAATGAATTCAAAAAGCTGGAAATTAAAAATTTAACTTTCAGCTATACTTCTTCTGAATATCCTGTGCTCAACGACATCAATCTCGATGTTGAGGCCGGACAGAAAGTCGCCATAGTCGGCCCCAGCGGATCTGGCAAAACTACTCTGGTCAATCTTATTCCCCGTTTTTATGACTGCCAGCAGGGTGAAATAATACTCAACGGCAGGCATGTGAATGAATATACACTTAAGTCTCTGCGCTTGAATATAGGCATGGTTTCTCAGGATACTTTTCTATTCAACGCCAGTGTACGTGATAATATCTCCTATGTGAGTGTTGATTATGACTCTGACAATGTGCGTGAATGCGCTGAAACTGCCTTTGCCCATGAATTCATTTCTAAGCTTCCTGAAGGATATGATACCATAGTCGGCGAACGCGGAGTTCGTCTTTCCGGAGGACAGAAGCAACGGCTGACCATTGCCCGTGCGCTTTTCAAAAACCCGCCATTGCTGATTCTTGATGAAGCCACCAGCGCTCTTGATACCGAGGCCGAGCGTATCGTTCAGATGGCACTGGAGAACCTCATGAAGGATAGGACAAGCATCGTGATTGCCCATAGGCTTTCCACTGTTCTTTCCGCTGACGTTATTGTGGTTATGGAAAAAGGCAGAATTGTTTCTAAGGGAACCCATAAAGAGCTTCTGAAAAAATGCCCGTTGTATATCAAGCTTTACAACATGCAGTTTCAGGATAATGATTAG
- the yedF gene encoding sulfurtransferase-like selenium metabolism protein YedF produces MSVKIDCKGLPCPQPVLKCKNAIESDNPAKIKIIVDNEAAKENVSRFMGTKGYEVSIKEKDGAFVVKGKKDVSESADKQECEVCEVMSVEEIAQVGSKTLVFLNSEFLGSGDDKLGAGLMFNFLSTLPELGDSLWRIIMVNSAVKLATEGHKCLEKIQNLEKSGVSVLVCGTCLDHFGLLDKKQVGETTNMLDVVTSLQLATKVIKA; encoded by the coding sequence ATGTCAGTAAAAATAGATTGTAAAGGACTCCCTTGTCCCCAGCCTGTATTAAAATGCAAGAACGCTATCGAATCCGATAACCCCGCAAAAATTAAAATCATTGTAGACAATGAAGCGGCAAAAGAGAATGTGTCCCGTTTCATGGGAACCAAGGGATACGAGGTCAGTATCAAGGAAAAAGACGGAGCCTTTGTCGTTAAAGGTAAAAAAGATGTTTCCGAATCTGCAGACAAACAGGAATGTGAAGTCTGCGAAGTCATGAGCGTCGAAGAAATTGCTCAGGTAGGCAGCAAGACTCTTGTTTTTCTTAACAGCGAATTTCTTGGAAGCGGTGATGATAAGCTCGGCGCAGGACTGATGTTCAATTTCCTTTCCACCCTGCCCGAACTTGGTGATTCCCTCTGGCGGATTATCATGGTCAACAGTGCTGTCAAACTCGCCACTGAAGGGCACAAATGTCTTGAAAAAATACAAAATCTCGAAAAATCAGGCGTATCCGTCCTCGTTTGCGGAACCTGCCTCGACCATTTTGGTTTGCTCGACAAAAAACAGGTCGGTGAGACTACAAATATGCTTGATGTCGTCACCAGCCTCCAGCTTGCCACTAAGGTCATAAAAGCTTAA
- a CDS encoding pseudouridine synthase has protein sequence MTEKSTIRLNKYIASAGLASRRGADDLVQNGKVKINGKLADSPGIQVDPENDSVEVNGKIVQHEKKSTEIYILLHKTIETVTTAKDPQGRKTVLDLLPAEIVKRRVFPVGRLDFYSEGLLLLTTDGELCNRMTHPKWHLPKIYHVTIRGKLSEKEISVMQNGMFLDDKGELLAPVKIKAISEIGDTTKYEMELRQGINRQIRRMFGEFNKTILRLKRVRQGRVDLGDLKPGKWRELNAKELTMLKKDLKMK, from the coding sequence ATGACTGAAAAATCCACTATACGACTTAATAAATATATTGCCTCTGCCGGGCTTGCTTCCCGGCGCGGGGCAGATGATCTTGTCCAGAACGGTAAGGTTAAAATTAACGGCAAGCTTGCTGATTCCCCCGGTATTCAGGTTGATCCTGAAAATGACAGCGTGGAAGTAAACGGCAAAATTGTTCAGCATGAGAAGAAATCCACAGAAATCTATATCCTGCTCCATAAAACAATCGAGACCGTAACCACAGCCAAAGACCCTCAGGGCCGCAAGACAGTTCTAGACCTGCTCCCGGCAGAGATTGTCAAACGCAGAGTGTTTCCCGTTGGAAGGCTTGATTTTTATTCTGAAGGTCTGCTCTTGCTCACCACTGACGGCGAGCTTTGCAACCGCATGACCCACCCGAAATGGCACCTGCCCAAAATCTACCATGTAACCATCCGTGGTAAACTTTCTGAAAAAGAAATTTCGGTCATGCAGAACGGCATGTTCTTAGATGACAAGGGGGAACTTCTCGCTCCTGTCAAGATCAAGGCCATCTCCGAGATCGGCGACACAACCAAATATGAAATGGAACTGCGCCAAGGTATCAATAGGCAGATTCGCCGGATGTTCGGTGAATTTAATAAAACTATCCTGCGCCTTAAAAGAGTGCGTCAGGGCCGTGTTGATCTGGGAGATCTCAAGCCCGGTAAATGGCGCGAACTGAATGCTAAAGAACTTACCATGCTGAAAAAAGATTTAAAAATGAAATAA
- the lolA gene encoding outer membrane lipoprotein chaperone LolA, with protein sequence MRFRILLLAISVMLSFSSIATADELTAEIQKTYDSIKTFSADFTQTLTNAASKEQDVRSGKIVFKQPSLLRWESVKPEPELLIVGESIVWDYFPEDKLALKYHTKQLFNSKTMIKFISGQAKLEEDFVVENQGDDNGLIKLKLMPLEPETGMVLAYVWIDPEKKMMRKVLVVDFYGNGNEVYMSNIEIDPAVDGNQFQFSPPEGVEVEDNTKIK encoded by the coding sequence ATGAGATTCAGGATATTACTTCTTGCTATCTCGGTGATGCTTTCGTTCAGTTCTATTGCCACTGCTGATGAATTGACCGCCGAGATTCAAAAAACATACGACTCGATTAAAACATTCAGTGCCGATTTTACCCAGACTTTGACTAATGCCGCAAGTAAAGAACAGGATGTTCGCTCCGGTAAAATTGTCTTCAAACAGCCTTCTCTGCTACGCTGGGAATCTGTGAAGCCGGAACCGGAGCTTTTGATTGTCGGTGAATCAATTGTATGGGATTATTTCCCGGAAGATAAATTGGCCCTGAAGTATCATACAAAACAGCTATTCAACTCCAAGACAATGATTAAATTCATTTCTGGCCAAGCCAAGCTTGAAGAAGATTTTGTGGTTGAAAATCAGGGCGATGACAATGGGTTGATCAAACTGAAGCTGATGCCTCTGGAGCCGGAAACAGGAATGGTACTGGCCTATGTCTGGATTGACCCGGAAAAGAAAATGATGCGGAAGGTGCTGGTGGTAGACTTTTACGGTAACGGTAACGAAGTATACATGAGCAATATTGAAATCGATCCTGCGGTCGATGGCAACCAGTTTCAGTTCTCACCGCCTGAAGGCGTGGAAGTTGAAGATAATACAAAAATTAAGTGA
- a CDS encoding L-2-amino-thiazoline-4-carboxylic acid hydrolase: MKVQPVSQISRRLIEAELYGELYETMTEKFGREKALQVITDNLQKSARKAGKNFAADVSTPNLEHFATVVEIWKKDNAIEVEDISIKGNELTIKVIRCRYQESYREMGLPDELCTLLSCSRDEPFATGYSERLNMIRETTLAEGGPCCPFKFIWSE; encoded by the coding sequence ATGAAAGTACAACCTGTATCACAAATTTCTCGCCGTCTGATCGAAGCCGAACTTTATGGCGAACTATACGAAACCATGACCGAAAAATTCGGCCGGGAAAAGGCTCTGCAAGTCATAACTGATAACTTGCAAAAATCAGCCCGTAAAGCAGGCAAAAATTTTGCAGCCGATGTTAGCACCCCAAATCTGGAGCATTTTGCCACTGTAGTCGAAATCTGGAAAAAAGATAATGCCATCGAAGTTGAGGATATTTCCATTAAAGGCAACGAATTGACAATAAAAGTGATTCGCTGCCGCTATCAGGAATCATATCGTGAGATGGGACTTCCGGATGAACTCTGTACACTGCTATCCTGTTCACGCGACGAACCCTTCGCCACAGGCTACAGCGAAAGACTGAACATGATCCGTGAGACAACCCTAGCTGAAGGAGGACCATGCTGTCCCTTTAAATTCATCTGGAGCGAATAA
- a CDS encoding DNA translocase FtsK 4TM domain-containing protein, which yields MTLPSGKFAKEICGMFWIFLAVFLFISMYSYHPGDPTLNQAVSSNWKVKNMIGPAGSYAAGILVEMLGLGSWLFPFYFLFLGITAFISALRQPWWRWTGLVLLYVCMLAWASHPWLVSFQETLLIHDGGFIGEILSKWSFKYLKPVGAFLFWMFMTLAGIQLTLNLSWAAIGKRMRSLLTDIFLKNKERLERKTKRMKAEQAVKRAKRKKAKAEAEANREAEKELAAGQDIVDADAEEEDGLLVLKPFKRESSKNENPKAKAKPKKPKAKKIDTSTDFPALDFLSEPKVAGIQFDPKDLDEKTEALKICLNDFNIDGEIQKVTPGPVVTMFEFRPAPGVKVSKIANLTDDIALALKATAVRIEAPIPGKDSVGIEIPNDNRQTVYLREIFEHSCFTKAKSPLTMALGKDIQGEPVSADLAKMPHLLVAGATGAGKSVCLNGLLMSMLYKAGPEELKLLLIDPKRIELAVYASLPHLVHPVVTDMALAKSALEWAVFEMDKRYENMARLGVRNIASYNEKLAKSGEELPEELEDLEPMPYLVIIVDELADLMLTAGKDVEISIVRLAQLARAAGIHIIIATQRPSVDVVTGLIKANFPTRISFQVTSKHDSRTILDMVGAEKLLGRGDMLFKPSGSKLRRLHGALVEDDEIKGVVDFWKQKCPQDFELDFSEWKEPSSTGAGPGSMPGESDDPVYNEAVQFVMEQGKASISLLQRRFRIGFNRAARFIEQMEQDGILGPQDGSKPRIVLVTKD from the coding sequence GTGACACTGCCCAGCGGAAAATTCGCAAAAGAGATTTGCGGCATGTTCTGGATTTTTTTAGCCGTATTTCTTTTTATAAGCATGTACTCCTATCATCCGGGTGACCCGACCTTAAATCAGGCCGTCAGCAGCAACTGGAAAGTCAAGAACATGATCGGTCCGGCAGGATCTTATGCCGCAGGAATTCTTGTTGAAATGCTCGGTCTCGGTTCGTGGCTGTTTCCCTTTTATTTTCTTTTTTTAGGAATTACTGCTTTTATAAGCGCCTTGCGCCAGCCTTGGTGGCGTTGGACAGGACTTGTGCTGCTCTATGTGTGTATGCTGGCATGGGCTTCACACCCTTGGTTGGTTTCATTTCAGGAGACATTGCTCATTCATGATGGTGGTTTCATTGGTGAAATACTTTCTAAATGGTCCTTCAAATATCTTAAGCCGGTAGGAGCATTCCTATTCTGGATGTTCATGACTCTGGCGGGTATTCAGCTGACTCTTAACCTCAGCTGGGCTGCCATCGGCAAGCGCATGCGTTCTTTGCTTACTGATATTTTTCTTAAGAATAAAGAGAGGCTGGAACGTAAAACCAAGCGCATGAAAGCAGAACAGGCTGTAAAGCGTGCGAAGCGTAAAAAGGCCAAGGCTGAAGCTGAAGCCAACCGCGAAGCTGAGAAGGAACTAGCCGCAGGGCAGGATATTGTGGATGCTGATGCCGAGGAAGAGGACGGGCTTCTGGTCCTTAAGCCATTTAAACGTGAATCGTCCAAAAATGAAAATCCAAAAGCAAAAGCTAAGCCCAAAAAGCCCAAAGCCAAGAAGATTGATACAAGTACTGATTTTCCAGCTCTCGACTTTTTATCCGAACCCAAGGTTGCCGGAATTCAATTTGATCCCAAAGATCTAGACGAAAAGACCGAGGCCTTAAAGATTTGCTTAAATGATTTCAACATTGACGGCGAGATCCAAAAGGTAACTCCCGGACCTGTTGTTACCATGTTTGAATTCCGTCCGGCTCCCGGCGTGAAGGTCAGCAAGATAGCCAACCTGACTGATGACATTGCGCTGGCTCTAAAAGCTACAGCGGTGCGTATTGAGGCTCCAATTCCGGGTAAGGACTCTGTTGGTATCGAGATTCCCAACGACAACCGTCAGACCGTATATCTACGCGAAATTTTCGAACACAGCTGCTTTACCAAGGCCAAATCTCCTCTGACAATGGCTCTGGGTAAGGATATACAGGGAGAACCTGTCTCCGCTGACCTGGCCAAAATGCCGCACCTGCTTGTTGCCGGGGCCACCGGGGCCGGTAAAAGTGTTTGCTTGAACGGACTGCTCATGTCCATGCTCTACAAAGCAGGGCCGGAAGAGCTTAAGCTGCTGCTTATTGACCCTAAACGCATAGAACTTGCTGTCTATGCCAGCCTGCCGCACCTCGTACATCCGGTGGTGACCGATATGGCTCTTGCCAAGTCCGCGTTGGAGTGGGCTGTTTTCGAGATGGACAAGCGTTATGAGAATATGGCCCGTTTGGGTGTGCGCAACATAGCCAGTTATAATGAGAAGCTGGCCAAGTCTGGAGAGGAGCTTCCCGAGGAGTTGGAAGATCTTGAACCGATGCCGTATCTGGTAATCATTGTTGACGAGCTTGCAGACCTTATGCTTACTGCCGGCAAGGATGTAGAAATCAGCATTGTTCGTCTGGCGCAGCTGGCGCGTGCGGCCGGGATTCATATTATCATCGCCACCCAGCGTCCTTCGGTAGACGTTGTTACCGGTCTGATCAAGGCAAACTTCCCGACCCGTATTTCTTTTCAGGTGACATCCAAACACGACTCAAGAACCATTCTTGATATGGTTGGCGCTGAGAAGCTGCTCGGCCGTGGTGACATGCTTTTTAAACCCAGCGGTTCTAAATTGCGCAGACTGCATGGCGCACTGGTTGAAGATGACGAAATTAAGGGTGTAGTGGATTTCTGGAAACAGAAATGTCCGCAGGATTTCGAGCTGGATTTCAGCGAGTGGAAAGAACCTTCGTCAACCGGAGCAGGTCCCGGATCAATGCCGGGTGAATCTGATGATCCGGTCTACAACGAGGCAGTTCAGTTCGTCATGGAGCAGGGCAAGGCTTCAATCTCTTTGCTGCAACGTAGATTCAGGATTGGATTCAACCGTGCAGCAAGATTCATCGAACAGATGGAGCAGGACGGAATTCTCGGCCCGCAAGACGGCAGCAAGCCCAGAATTGTTTTAGTTACTAAAGATTGA
- the efp gene encoding elongation factor P: protein MISTKDFRNGLKIEIDGKPYEIVEFQHFKPGKGGAFVRTKLRNMFTGRITDQTFRSGEKVKKPDMATKEMQYLYKEGADYVLMDLESYEQMTVPVDVIANAGGFMKEGETNKALLYNGEVIGVDLPASVILEVTQTDPGIQGDRVSNATKPATLETGLGINVPLFINEGDKIKVDTRSSEYLGREK from the coding sequence ATGATTTCTACTAAAGATTTTAGAAACGGACTTAAAATTGAGATTGATGGTAAACCTTATGAAATTGTTGAATTTCAGCATTTCAAACCCGGTAAGGGCGGCGCATTTGTCCGCACCAAGCTGAGAAACATGTTTACAGGACGTATCACCGACCAGACTTTCCGCTCCGGTGAAAAAGTTAAGAAGCCTGATATGGCTACCAAAGAAATGCAGTACCTCTACAAAGAAGGTGCAGACTACGTTCTCATGGATCTTGAATCATATGAGCAGATGACTGTCCCCGTTGATGTTATTGCAAATGCCGGTGGCTTTATGAAAGAAGGCGAAACCAATAAGGCCCTTCTTTACAACGGCGAAGTTATCGGAGTTGATCTGCCTGCTTCCGTAATTCTTGAAGTAACCCAGACTGATCCCGGCATTCAGGGCGACCGCGTAAGTAACGCAACCAAGCCTGCTACCCTCGAAACCGGACTGGGTATCAACGTCCCCCTGTTCATCAACGAAGGTGACAAGATCAAAGTCGACACACGTTCCAGTGAATATCTCGGACGTGAAAAGTAA
- a CDS encoding type II 3-dehydroquinate dehydratase: MKTFLILNGPNLGYVGKRQPEIYGSDKIEDIPDHLKVIMGERADEITLEFFQSNSEGALIDRLEKAREDGIDGVVFNAGAYTHTSLALADCLAWIDVPCVEVHISNIWARTEDPVRQKSFMGKQCIGVIAGFGIMSYALAVQALFTHVTAE; encoded by the coding sequence ATGAAAACTTTCCTGATCTTGAACGGACCCAATCTCGGTTATGTCGGTAAACGTCAGCCTGAGATTTATGGCTCTGATAAAATTGAAGATATTCCCGATCATCTCAAGGTTATAATGGGGGAGAGGGCAGATGAAATTACATTGGAATTTTTCCAGTCAAATTCTGAAGGCGCTTTGATAGACAGGCTGGAAAAAGCCCGCGAAGACGGCATAGATGGTGTCGTTTTCAACGCAGGGGCCTATACACATACCAGTCTTGCTCTGGCGGATTGTCTTGCATGGATTGACGTTCCGTGTGTGGAAGTCCACATAAGCAATATCTGGGCACGGACTGAAGATCCGGTACGGCAGAAAAGTTTTATGGGAAAACAGTGCATTGGAGTAATTGCCGGATTTGGAATAATGAGCTATGCCTTGGCCGTTCAAGCATTGTTTACACACGTGACAGCTGAATAA
- the yihA gene encoding ribosome biogenesis GTP-binding protein YihA/YsxC: MDNTLTLIKTVYEINQLEELAAPQIILAGRSNVGKSSLINCLANQKKLAKISSTPGKTRSLNYYEVNPHGYYLVDLPGYGYARCSKTERAKWAKLIDKYMLDNPHVTAAAVLLDSRLSPQQNDLDLISYFKHCNVPIIPIMTKSDKTKQKDRAKVQHKWEDILKVKPLCVSSKTGMNRTKLWNLLDVTAMPELANVEEQAE; this comes from the coding sequence ATGGATAATACACTGACACTAATTAAAACAGTTTATGAGATCAATCAGCTTGAAGAACTTGCAGCGCCTCAAATCATTCTGGCCGGACGCTCCAATGTAGGTAAATCCTCGCTGATCAACTGCCTTGCTAATCAGAAAAAACTGGCAAAAATCAGTTCCACGCCTGGAAAAACCCGCAGCCTCAACTACTACGAAGTAAATCCACATGGATACTATCTGGTGGATCTACCCGGCTATGGATATGCTCGCTGCTCAAAAACAGAACGAGCCAAATGGGCTAAATTAATTGATAAGTACATGCTGGACAATCCTCATGTCACAGCAGCGGCAGTACTTCTGGACAGCCGCCTCAGCCCGCAGCAGAATGATCTTGATCTGATATCCTACTTCAAACACTGCAACGTTCCCATCATTCCGATCATGACCAAATCGGACAAGACCAAGCAGAAAGACCGGGCCAAGGTTCAGCATAAGTGGGAAGATATCCTGAAAGTCAAGCCGCTTTGTGTTTCCAGCAAAACCGGCATGAACCGCACCAAACTCTGGAATCTGCTTGATGTAACAGCAATGCCTGAACTGGCTAATGTTGAAGAACAGGCGGAATAG
- a CDS encoding LptF/LptG family permease — MIRRLLPGYLASYVLKQNIFLMCVCLGVGTGIYLLSDLFDRLDDFIEAGLGIGTILKYFLVKMPLIFSQILPAVFLISMIVQLCVMARSKELLALRTGGLSLAWFFRFFVIYAIIWSFGQLLFSQVIGVYGEQEAYRIWKEDVRKSMLDKRVLKNIWLKEGRFVVEAKEVMPFGNRAKGITVYEFADNNGEIKRVITSESAEVSSKYGWKLENAVELSPDSFTSQEHPIFTMPIKLNLDVFKVVDPDIDPAQLPLWQLDQVIEQLKLSGSSVDRLITAWHTKWSYAFSLLTMALVSLALITITENIYINIGVGLSLVFVYYVLFMVGASAGDSGALPPIVAAWLGNILVSSLALFRIAWVLVPEHFSKYLTKFKG; from the coding sequence ATGATTCGTAGACTTCTTCCGGGATATCTTGCCTCATATGTGTTGAAGCAGAATATTTTTCTTATGTGCGTCTGTCTTGGAGTTGGAACCGGAATATATCTGCTGTCAGACCTTTTCGACCGTCTGGATGATTTTATTGAAGCTGGCTTGGGAATTGGCACAATACTGAAGTATTTTTTGGTCAAGATGCCACTCATCTTTTCCCAGATTCTTCCTGCGGTTTTCCTGATCTCCATGATTGTGCAGCTTTGCGTCATGGCCCGCAGTAAAGAGCTTCTGGCCCTGCGCACCGGAGGTTTGTCTCTTGCGTGGTTTTTTAGATTTTTTGTGATCTATGCCATAATCTGGTCATTCGGACAGCTGCTGTTTTCACAGGTTATCGGAGTTTATGGTGAGCAGGAAGCATACCGCATCTGGAAAGAAGACGTGCGCAAAAGCATGCTTGATAAGCGTGTGCTCAAGAATATCTGGCTCAAAGAAGGACGTTTCGTGGTGGAGGCCAAGGAAGTCATGCCGTTTGGGAACCGGGCAAAAGGTATTACTGTTTATGAATTCGCTGACAATAATGGCGAAATTAAACGCGTGATAACTTCTGAGAGTGCTGAGGTCAGCAGTAAATACGGCTGGAAACTTGAGAACGCAGTTGAACTCAGCCCGGACAGTTTCACTTCGCAAGAGCATCCGATATTTACAATGCCCATCAAGTTGAATCTTGATGTGTTTAAAGTTGTTGATCCGGATATTGATCCTGCCCAGTTGCCGCTATGGCAGCTTGATCAGGTTATTGAACAGCTTAAGTTATCCGGCTCCAGTGTTGATCGCCTGATTACTGCATGGCACACCAAATGGTCTTATGCTTTTTCATTATTGACCATGGCTCTGGTTTCGCTGGCACTGATAACCATCACTGAGAATATCTATATCAATATCGGGGTTGGGCTGTCTTTGGTTTTTGTTTACTACGTTCTGTTCATGGTGGGTGCATCTGCAGGGGATAGTGGAGCATTGCCGCCTATAGTAGCTGCGTGGCTTGGGAATATTCTCGTCAGTTCACTGGCTCTTTTCCGAATAGCGTGGGTTCTGGTGCCGGAACATTTCAGCAAGTACCTGACTAAATTTAAGGGATAA
- the lptF gene encoding LPS export ABC transporter permease LptF, translating to MKLLHRNIFKELLSIFTLSISGFMGLILIGRLLQFRDLFMGQSISALGLAKLFMYLCPFFLLLLTPIATMLSIFLTFLRMNADNEITALKSGGLSLYRLLPAPIIFCLLCTGADFYFSLYGLSWGTENFRNSLMELARTQSQLAIQPGVFNKNFPGLVFYAEGVDDKNGIMRSVFVRDNTRKEMTATIVAPLGEIRTDPMMGRLLIHLENGRIYQQEREQLSVLKFKNYDVRIPLANILKGYDVDELRPKEMSWEKLIRISRAGDRAGDIEPGFFKKVQVEVQKRLALPVACLVLGMFAMPIACIFRGLKQQYGLLISMGLFLVYYTMLSLGVSFGESGVLTPVIGLWLPNVSFAFISVFLLKMAVMEHSFSIRIPFLKKLRRKKNDS from the coding sequence TTGAAGCTTCTTCATCGCAATATTTTTAAAGAACTCTTATCCATATTTACCCTAAGTATTTCAGGGTTCATGGGCTTGATCCTCATCGGACGGCTGCTCCAATTCCGGGACCTGTTCATGGGCCAGAGCATAAGCGCATTGGGGCTGGCCAAGCTGTTCATGTATCTGTGTCCTTTTTTCCTGCTTCTTCTCACTCCGATAGCAACAATGCTTTCGATTTTTCTTACTTTCCTGAGAATGAATGCCGATAACGAGATAACTGCTCTTAAATCAGGTGGATTGAGCTTATACAGACTGCTGCCTGCACCGATTATTTTTTGTCTGCTCTGTACCGGGGCTGACTTTTATTTTTCTCTTTACGGTCTTTCGTGGGGGACGGAGAATTTCCGTAATTCACTTATGGAATTAGCGCGAACCCAAAGCCAGTTGGCAATTCAGCCGGGAGTATTTAATAAAAATTTTCCCGGACTGGTCTTCTATGCAGAAGGGGTTGATGATAAAAACGGAATCATGCGCTCAGTTTTTGTACGCGACAATACCCGTAAGGAAATGACTGCAACCATTGTGGCTCCGCTCGGTGAAATCCGTACTGATCCTATGATGGGCCGTTTGCTTATTCATCTTGAAAACGGGCGTATCTATCAGCAGGAAAGGGAACAGCTCAGCGTTCTGAAGTTCAAGAATTATGATGTGCGTATCCCGCTTGCAAATATCCTTAAGGGTTATGATGTTGATGAATTGCGCCCTAAGGAGATGTCTTGGGAAAAACTTATCCGCATCAGCCGGGCCGGAGATCGAGCAGGGGATATTGAACCAGGGTTCTTTAAAAAAGTTCAGGTTGAGGTTCAAAAAAGATTGGCATTACCTGTTGCCTGTTTGGTGCTCGGCATGTTCGCAATGCCTATTGCCTGTATTTTCAGGGGGCTTAAGCAGCAGTATGGACTTTTGATTTCAATGGGCCTTTTTCTCGTATATTACACCATGCTTTCCCTCGGTGTAAGCTTTGGTGAAAGCGGAGTGTTGACCCCGGTTATCGGTCTTTGGCTGCCCAATGTTTCGTTTGCCTTTATTTCTGTATTCCTACTTAAGATGGCGGTTATGGAGCATTCGTTCAGCATCAGGATTCCGTTCCTGAAGAAACTCAGGAGGAAGAAAAATGATTCGTAG